A stretch of DNA from Candidatus Pseudomonas phytovorans:
TGGTGACCGCCGAGCACAGCTGGCACCTGCGCCGCCCGCTGTTGGCGTTCCCGCGTCAGCCGGTGGGGGTCGGTGACCTGACCTCAGGCCTGTTCCTGGCCCGTGTGCTGCTGGGCGATAACTGGGTGCAGGCATTCGAATTCACCGCTGCAGCCGTGCATGAGGTACTGCTGGAAACCCAGGCATGCGCCAGCTACGAATTGCAGCTGGTACGGGCCCAGGACCGCATCGCCCACCCGCGGGTGCGCTTCGAGGCGCAGTTGCTGGCGCTTTAGACCGCGTCGGTTTTCAGGTCCTGGTAGCGCTTTTCCAGCTCCTGGCGGATCTGACGGCGCTGCTGGCCTTGCAGGAAGCGGCGCTTTTCTTCGCTGCTGTGCGGTTGGCGTGGTGGGACCGGCACCGGGCGGCGGTTGTCGTCGACCGCAACCATGGTGAAGAAGCAGCTATTGGAATGGCGCACCGAGCGCTCGCGGATGTTCTCGGTCACCACTTTGATGCCGACCTCCATCGAGGTGTTGCCGGTGTAGTTGACCGATGCCAGGAAGGTCACCAGTTCACCCACGTGCACGGGCTCGCGGAAGATCACCTGGTCGACCGACAGGGTCACCACGTAGCTGCCGGCATAGCGGCTGGCGCACGCATAGGCCACTTCGTCGAGGTACTTGAGCAGGGTGCCGCCATGTACGTTGCCAGAAAAGTTGGCCATGTCCGGTGTCATCAGGACGGTCATGCTCAGCTGGGCGTTTCCAGGTTCCATAGTGTGCTCACGGTGAGGTTGCGCTGAATCGGGCGAATGGGGGGTGTTATCTGCTGACACTTCTGTTCCCCTCTTTTGAATTTGCCTTGCTGGTACGGGACGTTGGCTGACGCCCCATCGTCACGCTGATCATGCCATCAGCGGCGCTTTTCCAGCCGATCTGTTTCTGCATATTGCACCGGCTTTTTGCGGCGGGGTGCGATGTTAACCTGAGTACGCCCATGCAACATGGGCTTTCCTGCATTCAATACAGTATGTACTTGCTGCTCGCTCGGGATTGCCTTGGCAGAGGAGCGGTCTGCCCAGGCATTCAGAAAAAGACGAGAAAAGGAGTATCACGCCATGCATGCCATCAGCTTCATCCAGGACCTGGCAGTCATCATGCTGGTTGCTGGCGTGGTCACCATTCTGTTTCACCGGCTCAAGCAGCCTGTGGTGCTGGGCTACATTGTCGCCGGCTTCATCATCGGCCCGCACACCCCGCCATTCGGCCTGATCCATGACGAAGACACCATCAAGACCCTGGCCGAACTGGGGGTGATCTTCCTGATGTTCTGCCTGGGGCTCGAATTCAGCCTGCGCAAGCTGTTCAAGGTGGGCGCCACGGCGTTCATCGCGGCGTTCCTGGAAATCGTGCTGATGATCTGGATCGGCTTCGAGATTGGCCGCTGGTTCGGCTGGAACACCATGGATTCGCTGTTCCTCGGCGCTATCCTGGCCATTTCCTCGACCACCATCATCGTCAAGGCACTCAACGACCTGAAGATGAAAAACGAGCGCTTCGCTCAGCTGATTTTCGGCGTGCTGATCGTGGAAGACATCCTCGGTATCGGCATCATCGCCCTACTGTCAGGCATCGCAGTCAGCGGCACGGTCAGTTCGGGCGAAGTGTTCTCCACAGTGGGCAAGCTGTCGCTGTTCATGATTGTTGCCTTGGTCATCGGCATTCTGCTGGTGCCGCGGCTTCTGGCCTATGTGGCCAAGTTCGAAAGCAACGAAATGTTGCTGATTACTGTGCTTGGTCTGTGCTTCGGCTTCTGCCTGTTGGTGGTGAAGCTGGAATACAGCATGGTGCTGGGCGCGTTCCTGATTGGCGCGATCATGGCCGAGTCACGCCAATTGCTGAAGATCGAGCGCCTGATCGAGCCGGTACGCGACCTGTTCAGTGCCATCTTCTTCGTGGCCATCGGCCTTATGATCGACCCTCAGGTACTCGTCGATTACGCCTGGCCGATCGTGGTCATCACCCTGGCGGTGGTACTGGGCAAAATGCTTTCCTGTGGCATGGGCGCGTTCATTGCCGGTAATGACGGGCGCACGTCGCTGCGGGTGGGCATGGGCCTTTCGCAGATTGGCGAGTTCTCTTTCATCATCGCCGCGCTGGGCATGACGTTGCAGGTGACCAGCGACTTCCTTTACCCGGTGGCGGTGGCAGTATCGGCAATCACCACGCTGCTGACGCCATACCTGATTCGTGCAGCCGACCCGCTGTCGCAAAAGCTTGGCAACGTTATGCCCAGCCGGCTGGCGCGGGTGCTTTCGTTGTATGGCGAGTGGTTGCGCAACATCCAGCCACAGGGCGAGAGCGCCATGCTGGCAGCGATGATCAGGCGCATCCTGTTGCAGGTAGGGGTGAACCTGGCGCTGGTGATCGCGATCTTCTTCAGTGGTGGTTACTTTGCAGAGCGTATCGGCAACTGGCTCAGCGAATGGGTGACGGATGCCAGCCAGCAGAAGGCGGTTATCTGGGGGGCGGCGTTGTTGCTGTCATTGCCGTTCCTGATCGCGGCCTATCGCAAGCTCAAGGCACTTTCGATGCTGCTGGCAGAGATGGGCGTGAAGCCGGAAATGGCCGGTCGGCATACCCAGCGTGTGCGCCGGGTGATCGCGGAGGTTATCCCGCTGTTGTCGCTGCTGGTGATTTTCCTGCTGCTGTCGGCATTGTCGGCCAGCATTCTGCCTACCAGTGAGTTGCTGCTGGTCATTGCCGTGGTGGCCGCGGTGGTGGTGGCCTTGTTGTGGCGCTGGTTCATCCGTGTGCACACGCGCATGCAGATTGCCTTGCTGGAGACGCTGGAGAACAGTCGCGAGAATACGCACTGAGGGAGCTAACGCTCCCTGCGCAAGATTTCACCGTCGTCCGAGGGGATGGAGCGGTAGCGATGTCGCCAGGCGCAGAAAGCCTGGCGATTTTAACTAGATTGGTGGCACTAAGCCATAATCATTCATGTGGATGTTTCAGCTCTCCAGCCAGACATCCCGCGCCCAGTGCCACACCGATTCCCAGCTGTCCTCACCGGCAATTTCCTCTTCCGCATCCCACAGCACCACGGTGCCGTCTTCTTCGACGCAGTAGTAGTTGTCGCCGTCCTGGCACAGTGGAATCAGGTCGCGCGGCACGCCGGCATCCCAGGCGTTGGCGGCGACGTCGGGCAGGTAGGTGTGCGATTGCGGGTCGGTGACGGTCACCGGCTCCAGCGAGCCATACACTACGTCGCTGACGGTCAGTAGAAACTCTTTGAACACGAAGGGTATGTTGATGAACAGCTCTTCTTCGATTTCGACCAACTGGTCCTCGTCGGGAAGCTCAAGGGGCACCGGCACTGGCTGATTGGCTTCACGGAGTTGTTCGATCACTTCTTCCACGGTTCACTTCCTCTGACCTAGATGACAACGCTGCGCGTTATACCCTAGTAGGGCACTCTGGCAAAAGCAAAAACCCCGGGACAGGCCCGGGGTTTTTTTGTGCAGCACGCAGCGGTTAGCCGTTTTGACGGATACCGGCGACCAGCCAAGGCTGGTTTTCGCCCTGGGCGCGAACCATGTGCCAGCTTTCGCTGAACACTTCGCCTTGGTCGAAGCGGGAGTTTTTCGACACGCCACGGAAGGTCAGGGTGGCGTCAGTGCGGTCGGCGCGGTCGTCGAGACCGTCCAGTTGCACTTCGAGGTTGTCGATGTAGGTGGCCTGGAAGCCATCACCCAGTTCAGCGCGCTCGCGCTTGAGGAACTCGAGCATTTGCGGCGTGACGAACTCGGCGATCTTGTCCATCTCGTTGGCATCCCAGTGCTGCTGCAGCGACTGGAAGTGGTTGCGAGCGGCGGACAGGAAGCTTTGCTCGTTGAACCAGGCCGGAGCGTTGATCACCGGTGCGGCGGCCGCAGGTGCTGCCGAACCACCAAAGACCGATTGCTGTGCTGGCTGGTTGTGAGCCTCACGCTGCATCGGCGCATGGCCTGGCATGGCCATTTGCGGCTGCTGCTGGCGGCGGCGTGCGGCAATGAAGCGGAACACCAGGAAGGCGATGAGCGCCACGATCAGGAAGTCCATGATCTGGAAGCCTTCGAAACCGTCGCCCATGAACATGGAGGCCAGCAGGCCACCGGCGGCCAGGCCGGCCAGTGGGCCCAACCAGCGCGAAGCACCGCTGGCGGCCGGGGCTGCACGACCAGGTGCGGTCGGTGCGGCGGCAGGCGTGGTTGGCGTGGCTTGGCGGGTCTGGTGGATAGGCGCGGAGCCCGAGCTCTTGCCGCCGCCGAAACGCTTGGCATTGGCGTCCAGGCTCAGCGTCAGGCCAACGCACAGCGCCAGAGCGATGCTAAGAAAACGTTGCATAAGTGGGATATCCCCTGTTGTGGATTGCACGCGCGTCATGGTGCACAGGTTCCCGCGCACATGACCAGCGACATAGTGTTTCGAGCTTTTGCCTGAATGTTACAAGGCCGCCCCGGCAGGGCGGCCCTGGTCTTCAGATGGCCTCGAGCTTGGCATACCCCAGCATCAGCCACTTGCTGCCTTCGGCAAAATTCACCTGCACGCGTGCCTGAGCGCCCGAACCCTCGAAGTTGAGGATCACCCCTTCGCCAAACACTGCATGTTGCACACGCTGGCCGAGGTTGAACGCCGTCTGTGGAATGTTGGCGTTGGCGAACAGGTTGCTGTTGGTGGCCGTCTTGGCCCCACTGAACGGGCGGCTGACGCTGTTGGACAAGCGCACTTCCTGAATCAGGCCTGCCGGAATTTCACGTACGAAACGCGACACCTTGTTGTAGGTCTCGCTGCCATACAGGCGACGTGTTTCGGCGTAGGTCATGACCAGCTGGCGCATGGCGCGAGTAATGCCGACATAGGCCAGGCGGCGTTCCTCTTCGAGGCGGCCGGGTTCTTCCAGGCTCATCTTGTGCGGGAACAGGCCTTCTTCCATGCCCACCAGGAACACATACGGGAACTCCAGGCCCTTGGCGCTGTGCAAGGTCATCAGCTGGACGCTGTCTTCATGCTCGTCGGCCTGTGTGTCGCCAGCTTCGAGCGAGGCATGGCCGAGGAACGCCGACAGCGGCGAGAGGTCGGCGTCTTCGTCGGTGGACTCGAAGTTGCGCGCCGCGCTGACCAGTTCCTCAAGGTTTTCTACCCGTGCCTGGCCCTTTTCACCCTTTTCTTCCTGGTGATAGGTGATCAGCCCGGACTGCTCGATGGTGGTCTGGGTCATGGTATGCAGCGGCATGTCCGTGACCTTGGTAGCCAACCCCTCGATCAGCTCGATGAACGCACCCAAGGCGCTGGCGGCGCGGCCCTTCAGGGCCTTGGCAGCCAGCAGCTGGCACATGGCTTCCCACATCGACACCTGGCTGTGGCGGGCATGGTCGCGGATGGCTTCGACGGTTTTCTCGCCAATGCCGCGTGGCGGCACGTTGATCACCCGCTCCAGGGCCGCATCGTTGCCACGCCCTTCGATCAGCCGCAGGTAAGCCATGGCGTTCTTGATTTCGGCGCGTTCGAAGAAGCGCTGGCCACCATAGATGCGGTAAGGGATTCGCTCTCGCAGCAGGGCCTCTTCCAGCACCCGCGACTGGGCGTTGGAACGGTACAGGATGGCGATTTCGTTACGCGCATTGCCCTGCTTGACCAGGCTTTCGATGGTTTCCACCACATAGCGCGCTTCGTCATGCTCGTTGTAGGCCGCGTACAGGGTCAGCGGTTCGCCTTCGCCCATGTCGGTCCACAATTCTTTGCCCAGGCGCCCGGTGTTGTTGACGATCAGCGCGTTGGCGGCCTTGAGGATGCCGCCGGTGGAGCGGTAGTTCTGCTCAAGGCGGATCATTTCGGCGTCGGGGAAGTCGGCGGTGTACTGGTGAATGTTCTCGATCTTGGCGCCGCGCCAGCCGTAGATCGACTGGTCGTCGTCGCCCACCGCCATCAGGCTGTGGCCACCGCGCGCCAGCAGTCGCAGCCAGGCGTACTGCACGGCGTTGGTGTCCTGGAACTCGTCAACCAGCACGTGGCTGAAGCGCCGCTGGTAATGCTCCAGCAGGCCTGGGTGGTCCCGCCACAGGTCCAGGGCACGCAGCAACAGTTCGGAGAAGTCGATGACTCCGGCACGCTCACAAGCCTGCTCGTAAGCGGTATAGACCTCGCGCATGGTCGCCAGGTACAGGTCGCCGCCAGCCTGTATATGCTGCGGGCGCAGGCCTTCGTCCTTCTGCCCGTTGATGAACCACTGGGCCTGGCGCGCTGGCCACTTCTGCTCGTCCAGGCCCAGCTCGCGCATGACCCGCTTGACCAGGCGCTGCTGGTCATCGCTGTCGAGAATCTGGAAGTTCTGCGCCAGGCGCGCTTCCTGCCAGTGGGCCCGCAGCAGGCGATGGGCCAGGCCGTGGAAGGTACCGACCCACATGCCTGCCGGGTTGATCCCGAGAAGTTGCTCGATCCGATGGCGCATTTCTGCCGCAGCCTTGTTGGTGAAGGTCACCGACAGGATCGAGTGTGGCGATGCTTGCTCCACCTGGATCAGCCAGGCGATGCGGTGCACCAGCACGCGGGTTTTACCGGAGCCGGCGCCAGCAAGCACCAGTTGACGCCCGAGCTTGGCCGCGACGGCCTGGCGTTGAGCATCGTTAAGGGAGTTCAGCAGGAGGGAGAGGTCATCTGTGTGCATCGGGCCATTCTAGGGCGCAGCAGGGGAAGGGTAAATGGCACTGTATGAATATTCACCCTCTGATGCGGCGATCGGTAGCTCGCGCCTGGCACAAAGCGGCCACGACAGGCTGTTCGCCTGCGTGGCCGCCAGTCGGCATCAGTGGGTTTCGATGATCTCGGTGATGGTGCCGATCAATTTACCCTCGTGGAAAATATCCACTTTCGGGATTGGGCCATGCTCGCCCGGCAGTTCAATGCGCACTTCCTTGTCGCAGACGACTTGATTGAAGATGCCTTCCTCTCGTTTCAGCTCAAGCTCCAGGGCAAGTGCAAAGGATTTGTCCTGGATGGCGCGCTTGACCAGTACCGGTACCACGCCTGGATGCCCCACGGTGATTGTGCCGTGCACCCGCAGGCGAGCGCCTGGCGGCATCTTGTCGTGCTGGGCTTTCCAGTTTTTGCATTCGATGATCATGTCGATATTCCTGTCTTGGGAAGGGCGGTATGCACCTTCCGGGCGACAGATTGCTTGCAGCGCCTATCCGCAACGCAGAGCGAAGCGCTTCAGCTGTGCCAGTGCCTGCCATGCCTGGCCAGGAGGCTGGCGGCCTGTTCCGGGCCATTGCTCCCGGCGGCATAGTGGCGTGGCGCCTGAAAGTGCTCCTGCCAACCCTTTATCACCGGGTCGACCCAGTGCCAGGCCGCTTCCACTTCATCGCGGCGCATGAACAGTGTCGAATCACCCTCAACGATGTCCAGCAGCAGGCGTTCGTAAGCTTCCCAGCGGCGCGTCTGGCTGAATACCTGGGCCAGGTTCAGGTCCAGCTCGACCGGTTCCAGGCGCATGCCCTTGCCCGGGCTCTTGGTCATCATGCGCAGGCTGATGCGCTCGTCCGGTTGCAGCTGGATCAACAGCTGGTTGGCCTGGCCACCGCTGAACAGCTCGTGAGGCACCGGCTTGAACTGGATGACGATCTGCGACGAGCGCCGCGCCATGCGTTTGCCGGTGCGCAGGTAGAAGGGCACACCTGCCCAGCGCCAGTTGTCGATGTGCGCCTCGATGGCCACGAAGGTCTCGGTATCGCTGTCGTTGTCGACGTCCTTTTCAAAGTAATAGGCCGGCACCTCCTGGCCGCCGATGTGCCCGGCCCCGTACTGTCCGCGCACTGTCTTGTCTTGCACGTCCTGGCCTGTGATCGGCTTGAGGGCCCGGAGGATCTTGACCTTTTCGTCACGCACCGCTTCAGCCTCGAATTGCGCAGGTGGCTCCATGGCCACCAGGCACAGCAGCTGCAGCAGGTGGTTCTGCAGCATGTCGCGGGTTGCTCCGGCGCGGTCGTAATAGCCGCCGCGGTTCTCTACTCCCAGAGTCTCGCAAACGCTGATCTGTACGTGGTCGACCTGGTTGTTGCGCCACACCGGCTCCAGCAGGGCATTGGCGAAGCGCAGGGCCATCAGGTTCTGTACGGTTTCCTTGCCCAGGTAGTGGTCGATGCGAAATACCTGGTTTTCATCAAACACTGCGCCAATCGCTTCGTTGATGGCGGTGGCCGAGGCCAATGAGTGGCCGATCGGCTTTTCCAGCACGATGCGCGCCTCGGGGTCGGCCATGCCGGCGTTGCGCAGGTGGTTGGCAATCGGCACGAACAGGTTGGGAGCGGTGGCCAGGTAGAAGATGCGCGTCAGCCCGCCGGGCTCGCCCAGGTAGCGTGCCAGGCGGCCAAAGTCGGCACTTTGCGAAGCATCCATGGCGAAGTAGTCAAGCCGGGCAGAAAACCGCTGCCAGACCTCTTCGTCGAAGTCATTGCGGGCAATCTGTGCCCGGCAGTGGCGCTCGGCGAGCTTCAGATATTCGATGCGAGGCAGGTTGCGCCGAGCCAGCGCGATGATGCGCACGGCATTGTTCAGACGGGCCTCGCGAAACAGGTGGTAGAGCGCCGGAAGCAATTTGTGCAGGGCCAGATCGCCGGTGCCGCCGAAGACCAGAATGTCGCAAGGAATAGTCAAACCGCCACTCTCCACGTTCGTTTAACTGGGCGGGTTGGCGTCCATGTAGTATAACTACAAGAAAGCTACAACCCGGCCAGCCGATCATAACCGAGTCCAGCCCGTGAATCTGTTGCAACATATCGCCCAATCGCGCCACCTGCTGCGCAAATCGGAACTCAAAGTGGCCGACCATGTGCTGCTCGACCCGGCTGCGGTCATGCACAGCTCCATGGCCGACCTGGCGCACAGCGTGGGCATCAGCGAACCGACCATCGTGCGTTTTTGCCGGGCCATTGGTTGTTCGGGCTTTCAGGACCTGAAGTTGAAACTGGCGCAGAGCCTGGCCGCCGGGGCCAGTTTTGGCCAGTTCGCCATCCATGAAGACGACTCGGTTGCCGACTACAGCCTGAAGATTTTCGACACTACCCTGCACACGCTGATGGAAGTGCGCGAGCACCTTGACCCGCATGCGCTGCAACAGGCCGTGGGCGCCATGGCCCAGGCGCAACGTGTGGAGTTTTATGGCTTTGGCGCATCCGGCGCGGTAGCGGCAGACGCCCAGCACAAGTTCTTCCGCCTGCTGCTCAGTGCGGCCGCGTACTCCGACCCGCACATGCAAGCGATGTCGGCAGTTACCCTGAAGCCAGGCGATGTGGCGGTATGTATCTCCCAGTCGGGCCGCTCCAAGGACTTGCTGATCACGGCAAACCTGGTGCGTGAAAGCGGCGCCAGCCTGATTACTCTGTGCCCAAGCCAGACGCCGCTGGCCGAGCTGTCCACGGTCAACCTGGCGATCGACGTGCACGAAGATACCGAAATCTACACCCCGCTGACCTCACGCATCGCCCACCTGGTGGTGATCGACGTGTTGGCCATGGGCGTGGCCATGGCGCGTGGCCCAAGCCTGGTCAACCACCTGAAAAGCGTTAAGCGCAGCTTGCGCAGCCTGCGTTTGTCGCCTAAGTCGATCAAGGCTACAGACGACTGATCTTTATTGCCTGTACCGGCCTCTTCGCGGGCTTGCCCGCTCCCACAGGAATTGTGCCGACTTCAAGAGGTGCACATTACCTGTGGGAGCGGGCGAGCCCGCGAATGGGCCAGTACAGGCGTTGAAGATTCACGATTCTGTCACCACTCCTCCGTCAAAACGTAAACCATCAAGGCCAGTCTGAAACTCCCGCATCCTATCTGGGAGACAGGCAATGGCACGTGACCACGACGGTATCTACCAACCCAACGCCAAGGCTCGCAAGCAGCAGGAAAAGGATCAGCGCCGGATGGAATACCGCCGCGCGATCGAGACCTATTGCGACCAACGTCAACTGCTGCGCGACCTGGTGGATTACCCCGAGTTGCAAGCGCTCACAGTGTGGCAGTCTTCAGTGGCAACTTCCCCGAAAAACGCTCAACAAGTGCACTGATCAACGCACGTTCGCTGCGAATGAACGCCAGAAATGCCAAGGCCACCGGCGACTGCCGCTTGGCCTTGGCCTGCACCACGCACCAACTGCGGTACAGCGGCAGCTCTTCCACCGGTAGCTCCTTCAGCGCACCGGTGGCCAGCTCCAGGTTGACTGCATGGCGGGTCAGCAGGGCAATGCCCAAGCCAGCGATCACACATTCGCGCTGGGCATCGGCCGAGGCCACTTCCAGGGTCTGGGTGAAATGCACGCGTTTGTCCTTGAAATACTCCTCGCAGGCCTTGCGCGTGCCTGAACCCTGTTCGCGTACCAGCAGGGTATGAGGCTCCAGATCTTGCAGGCGCAGCTGCTCCAGCTTGCACAGCGGGTGCTCGGGCGGTGCCACCGCAATGATCGGGTTATTGAGAAACGGCAGAAACTCCAGGCCCATGTCCTGCGGCACCATCGACATGATGATCAGGTCGTCGCGGTTATCCGAAAGGCGGCGGATGGCCTGGGCGCGATTGACCACCGTCAGGGTCAGGTTGACCTCCGGGTGACGCTGCTTGAAGGCGGCGAACAGGTGTGGCACGAAGTACTTGGCGCTGGACTCGATCGCCAGTTTGAGCTGCCCTTGCAGTGAGCCCTGCATGTCCGACAGTTGCATGTCCAGGCTCTCGAGGCGGCCGAAGATGTCGCGGCTGGCGCGTTGCAGGGCTTCTGCCGCTTCGGTCAGGTAGAGCTTTTTGCCCACGTACTCGAACAGCGGCTGGCCGATCAGCTCTTCAAGCTGGCGGATCTGTAGACTAACGGCGGGTTGTGTCAGTGACATCTCCTCCGCCGCCCGGCTGTACGAGCGCAAATCGCACACCTCATTGAAGATCTGCAATTGACGTAAAGTCATACGCATCAAAGACTTACGCATTTTTTATTCGCCCTTCGGCAACACCTTGTTACCGCACTATAAGCTTTTGCTAATACTGCCTCTAACAAATATTGATTTTTGTTTATCGTCCTACAGCGCTAGGGTAATTGTGCGACTGGCCAGCAACGCTTGGTCACGCGCCGACCGGTAGAACCGGATCGACTGTTCCTACGGCTTTGGGAAGACTCCAGTGATAAAAAAAATCCTGATCGCCAACCGAGGTGAAATCGCAGTTCGGATCGTGCGTGCCTGCGCCGAGATGGGCATACGCTCGGTAGCGATCTTTTCCGACGCCGATCGGCACGCCTTGCACGTCAAGCGCGCCGACGAAGCCCACAGCATTGGTGCCGAGCCACTGGCCGGTTACCTGAACCCGCGCAAGCTGGTGAACCTGGCTGTGGAAACCGGCTGTGATGCCCTGCACCCGGGCTACGGTTTCCTGTCGGAAAACGCTGAACTGGCAGAGATCTGCGCTGAACGCGGAATCAAGTTCATCGGCCCGTCCGCCGACGTGATTCGCCGCATGGGTGACAAGACCGAAGCACGCCGTACCATGATCGCTGCCGGAGTGCCGGTAACCCCGGGCACTGAAGGCAACGTTGCCGATATTCATGAAGCCCTGAGCGAGGGTGAGCGCATCGGTTACCCGGTGATGCTCAAGGCCACCTCCGGTGGTGGCGGCCGCGGTATTCGCCGTTGCAACAGCCGCGAAGAGTTGGAACAGAACTTCCCACGGGTGATTTCCGAGGCCACCAAGGCCTTCGGTTCGGCCGAAGTGTTTTTGGAAAAGTGCATCGTCAACCCCAAGCACATCGAGGCGCAGATTCTCGGTGACAGCTTTGGCAACGTGGTGCACCTGTTCGAGCGTGATTGCTCGATCCAGCGCCGCAACCAGAAACTCATCGAAATCGCCCCGAGCCCCCAGCTTACCCCCGAACAGCGCGCCTACATTGGCGACTTGTCGGTGCGTGCGGCCAAGGCGGTGAACTACGAGAACGCCGGTACCGTGGAGTTTTTGCTCGCCGATGGCGAAGTGTACTTCATGGAAATGAACACCCGGGTGCAGGTGGAACACACCATCACCGAGGAAATCACCGGTATCGACATCGTTCGTGAGCAGATTCGCATTGCCTCGGGCCTGCCGCTGTCGGTGAAGCAGGAAGATATACAGCACCGCGGCTACGCGCTGCAGTTCCGGATTAACGCCGAAGACCCGAAAAACAACTTCCTGCCCAGCTTCGGCAAGATCACCCGTTACTACGCCCCCGGCGGCCCAGGCGTGCGCACCGACACGGCGATCTACACCGGTTACACCATTCCGCCGTACTACGACTCCATGTGCCTGAAACTGGTGGTATGGGCATTGACCTGGGAAGAAGCCATGGACCGCGGCCTGCGGGCCCTGGACGACATGCGCTTGCAAGGGGTGAAGACCACCGCCGCGTACTACCAGGAAATCCTGCGCAACCCAGAATTCCGTAGCGGCCAGTTCAACACCAGCTTCGTAGAAAGCCACCCTGAACTGACCAACTACTCGATCAAGCGCAAACCCGAAGAGCTGGCCCTGGCCATCGCCGCCGCCATCGCCGCCCACGCAGGCCTGTGAGGAAACTTATAATGTCCAAGAAAATCCACGTAACCGACACGATCCTGCGCGACGCCCACCAGTCCCTGCTGGC
This window harbors:
- a CDS encoding acetyl-CoA carboxylase biotin carboxylase subunit, translated to MIKKILIANRGEIAVRIVRACAEMGIRSVAIFSDADRHALHVKRADEAHSIGAEPLAGYLNPRKLVNLAVETGCDALHPGYGFLSENAELAEICAERGIKFIGPSADVIRRMGDKTEARRTMIAAGVPVTPGTEGNVADIHEALSEGERIGYPVMLKATSGGGGRGIRRCNSREELEQNFPRVISEATKAFGSAEVFLEKCIVNPKHIEAQILGDSFGNVVHLFERDCSIQRRNQKLIEIAPSPQLTPEQRAYIGDLSVRAAKAVNYENAGTVEFLLADGEVYFMEMNTRVQVEHTITEEITGIDIVREQIRIASGLPLSVKQEDIQHRGYALQFRINAEDPKNNFLPSFGKITRYYAPGGPGVRTDTAIYTGYTIPPYYDSMCLKLVVWALTWEEAMDRGLRALDDMRLQGVKTTAAYYQEILRNPEFRSGQFNTSFVESHPELTNYSIKRKPEELALAIAAAIAAHAGL
- a CDS encoding LysR family transcriptional regulator, whose protein sequence is MRKSLMRMTLRQLQIFNEVCDLRSYSRAAEEMSLTQPAVSLQIRQLEELIGQPLFEYVGKKLYLTEAAEALQRASRDIFGRLESLDMQLSDMQGSLQGQLKLAIESSAKYFVPHLFAAFKQRHPEVNLTLTVVNRAQAIRRLSDNRDDLIIMSMVPQDMGLEFLPFLNNPIIAVAPPEHPLCKLEQLRLQDLEPHTLLVREQGSGTRKACEEYFKDKRVHFTQTLEVASADAQRECVIAGLGIALLTRHAVNLELATGALKELPVEELPLYRSWCVVQAKAKRQSPVALAFLAFIRSERALISALVERFSGKLPLKTATL